In the Anoplopoma fimbria isolate UVic2021 breed Golden Eagle Sablefish chromosome 7, Afim_UVic_2022, whole genome shotgun sequence genome, one interval contains:
- the bcl6b gene encoding LOW QUALITY PROTEIN: B-cell CLL/lymphoma 6 member B protein (The sequence of the model RefSeq protein was modified relative to this genomic sequence to represent the inferred CDS: inserted 1 base in 1 codon), with protein sequence MSMMEGFRVDGVQEMRCSAPAEGYVKEFTRHSNDVLLNLNELRHRNILTDTTLVVGNVHLRAHCAVLVACSGFFYSLYSRRVLLQGRGGSGEQLMTVSLPNTLDPSSVSLLLDFMYTSRLPLTPSTVPGVLTVAAYLQMDHVADTCRDFMQLHCREKISARHPQLELDSRVSVASVAPRGGDLPNPGPQRLLPAAVATRVPADVGGSLKPGAFPTSQPGSKELKEPESPLIGTPTPSPDSPARSSCQPNSPAESNTCNKNLVSDIKASPDPKACNWKKYKYIVLNPLCAAAVVKEEEMEEAQSHTSAEADRMGLTPKATEAWSGEVPGQIDRQGQASCYEGSGRAPPLGPPPXVDHPSVPHTHKQETVSPCTSYPNLHPTDPEAAQHAIKRENCYAPYCYSGNLQGTKTVCSGDKPYRCNVCGAQFNRPANLKTHSRIHSGEKPYRCDTCAARFVQVAHLRAHVLIHTGEKPYPCHTCGTRFRHLQTLKSHLRIHTGEKPYTCEKCDLHFRHKSQLRLHLRQKHGAITNTKIRYKVLNEPYQTILQAC encoded by the exons ATGAGCATGATGGAAGGATTCAGGGTGGACGGAGTGCAGGAGATGAGGTGTTCTGCCCCGGCTGAGGGATACGTGAAAGAGTTCACCCGCCACTCCAACGACGTGCTGCTGAACCTGAACGAACTCCGGCACCGCAACATCCTGACCGACACCACCCTGGTCGTCGGCAATGTACATCTGCGGGCGCACTGTGCTGTGCTTGTGGCCTGCAG TGGGTTCTTCTACTCGCTGTACTCCCGCCGTGTGTTGCTTCAGGGGCGTGGTGGCAGTGGGGAGCAGCTCATGACGGTGTCCCTCCCCAACACCTTGGACCCATCCAGCGTCTCCCTGCTGCTGGACTTCATGTACACCTCTCGCCTCCCGCTGACACCCAGCACCGTCCCCGGGGTGCTCACCGTGGCGGCCTACCTGCAGATGGACCACGTGGCAGATACCTGCAGGGATTTCATGCAGCTGCACTG CAGGGAGAAAATTAGTGCAAGACACCCACAACTGGAGCTGGACTCCAGGGTGTCTGTAGCCTCTGTAGCACCCAGAGGAGGGGACCTGCCCAATCCAGGACCCCAGAGATTACTCCCAGCAGCAGTGGCAACAAG GGTCCCTGCGGATGTCGGGGGCTCTCTCAAGCCAGGGGCTTTCCCGACCAGCCAGCCGGGGTCAAAAGAGCTGAAAGAGCCCGAGTCGCCCCTCATTGGCACCCCGACTCCATCTCCAGACAGCCCCGCCCGCTCCAGCTGCCAACCAAACTCTCCAGCAGAATCCAACACCTGCAACAAAAACCTTGTG AGTGATATCAAAGCCTCGCCGGACCCAAAGGCATGCAATTggaagaaatacaaatacatcGTCCTCAACCCTCTCTGTGCAGCAGCCGTGgtgaaggaagaggagatggaggaggcaCAAAGTCACACATCGGCCGAAGCCGACAGGATGGGCTTGACACCCAAAGCGACAGAGGCGTGGTCTGGAGAAGTGCCCGGTCAGATTGATAG ACAGGGGCAGGCCTCCTGCTACGAGGGTTCTGGCCGAGCCCCTCCCCTCGGGCCACCCC CTGTGGATCACCCATCAGTGCCTCACACTCACAAGCAGGAAACAG TCTCACCCTGCACCAGTTACCCAAACCTGCACCCCACTGATCCAGAAGCTGCCCAACATGCAATCAAGCGCGAGAACTGCTATGCGCCTTACTGTTACTCTGGCAACCTTCAAGGAACCAAGACTGTCTGCTCAG GTGACAAGCCGTACCGCTGCAATGTGTGCGGCGCCCAGTTCAACCGACCGGCCAACCTGAAGACTCACTCTCGCATCCACTCGGGAGAGAAGCCTTACCGCTGTGACACCTGTGCCGCACGGTTTGTTCAG GTTGCCCATCTGCGGGCCCACGTTCTGATCCATACGGGGGAGAAACCTTACCCCTGCCACACCTGTGGCACCCGCTTCCGCCACCTGCAGACCCTGAAGAGCCATCTGCGCATTCACACCGGAGAGAAGCCTTACACT TGTGAGAAGTGTGACCTGCACTTCCGCCACAAGAGTCAGCTGCGTCTTCACCTGCGGCAAAAACACGGGGCCATCACCAACACCAAGATCCGCTACAAGGTCCTAAATGAGCCCTACCAGACTATTCTGCAGGCCTGTTGA